One stretch of Musicola paradisiaca NCPPB 2511 DNA includes these proteins:
- a CDS encoding ABC transporter substrate-binding protein: protein MNILAKAVTTALLASTALAAHAADTLEVWIRANNNARVIYEQEAAAFEKSTGIKVNYFTASTDFEQRLARAAVGNTLPDLIVNDAAYMGQLIQLGVVDAIDPSTLSNGKDLQPVALGSLKYSDGKYYGIPTSVQASALYIRKDWREKLGLPQPKTWADLKALAEAFTNKDPDGNGKADTYGFGLPGSSTRGYASWILASFIWQAGGEFVQPVNGGFKGTMTDKGVVDALTFMRGMVCEKLTQPGAVNAVTSDISNAFRSGQVGMVLSGPYSLPVFSDEPGPDKFEVVKPPRGPVSQASIAEGEAIYLVKSGKQKALAAKFIDFMISPQGQTIGTAVGMPNEPIVRLPVNKNVDANAVYKDARWQVFAEQYAADGHYVPGVPNWTPIRQTTAEGFNRILAECDSNIPAELEKLNDKVNAELSKQKVLAK, encoded by the coding sequence ATGAACATCTTAGCCAAAGCAGTGACCACCGCATTACTGGCCAGCACCGCGCTGGCCGCCCATGCCGCCGATACGCTGGAGGTTTGGATCCGCGCCAATAACAATGCTCGCGTTATCTATGAGCAGGAAGCGGCGGCGTTTGAAAAAAGCACCGGCATCAAAGTGAATTACTTCACCGCCAGCACCGATTTCGAACAGCGTCTGGCGCGGGCGGCGGTGGGCAATACCCTACCGGATCTGATCGTTAATGACGCCGCCTACATGGGGCAGTTAATTCAACTGGGCGTGGTGGACGCCATCGACCCGTCGACGCTGAGCAACGGCAAAGATTTGCAGCCGGTGGCGCTCGGCAGCCTGAAATATTCCGACGGTAAATACTACGGCATTCCGACTTCGGTGCAGGCGTCCGCACTCTATATCCGCAAAGACTGGCGCGAAAAGCTGGGCCTGCCGCAGCCGAAGACCTGGGCTGACCTGAAAGCGCTGGCTGAAGCCTTCACCAACAAGGATCCGGATGGCAATGGCAAGGCGGATACCTACGGCTTCGGCCTGCCGGGCTCTTCTACCCGCGGCTACGCCAGCTGGATTCTGGCCTCCTTCATCTGGCAGGCGGGCGGCGAGTTCGTTCAGCCGGTGAACGGCGGTTTCAAGGGCACCATGACCGACAAAGGCGTGGTGGACGCGCTGACGTTCATGCGCGGCATGGTGTGCGAGAAATTGACCCAGCCCGGCGCCGTCAACGCGGTGACGTCGGATATTTCCAACGCCTTCCGTTCCGGCCAGGTCGGGATGGTGTTGTCCGGGCCGTACAGCTTGCCGGTGTTCTCCGACGAGCCGGGGCCGGACAAGTTTGAAGTGGTGAAACCGCCGCGCGGCCCGGTCAGCCAGGCCAGTATCGCTGAAGGCGAAGCGATTTATCTGGTGAAAAGCGGCAAACAGAAAGCGCTGGCGGCCAAATTCATCGACTTCATGATTTCGCCGCAGGGCCAGACCATCGGTACCGCCGTGGGGATGCCGAACGAGCCGATTGTGCGTCTGCCGGTGAATAAAAACGTGGATGCCAACGCGGTGTACAAAGATGCGCGCTGGCAGGTGTTCGCCGAGCAGTACGCTGCTGACGGCCACTATGTGCCGGGCGTGCCCAACTGGACGCCGATTCGCCAGACGACGGCGGAAGGGTTCAACCGCATTCTGGCGGAGTGCGATTCCAACATTCCGGCCGAACTGGAAAAGCTCAACGACAAGGTTAACGCTGAACTGAGCAAGCAAAAGGTGCTGGCTAAATAA
- a CDS encoding alpha-mannosidase encodes MFFTEEKLSQRLDEVAQYRWREAIEVELADICFDREGENGTPPPPDAADWQPCQRGFQWREKDIYVWLRLRIALPAHWATEIIAARFDFSLGVQRRDFEALLYLNGEPWQGLDQNHVETVIPSALAGQTIECCCRVWSGILEGKVRKHFQAFHVGNGFERVSIAVRDEAATNLFYTTEAILQSLAVLPENDPHRVLLLAAADRAYNLIDWREPGSAECYHSLAQAAASLEREYPRSGGVQPVTVHCVGHTHIDVAFLWQLKHTREKCARSFSTVLRLMERYPEYVFFQSQPQLYDYLKQDYPAIYRQIKQRIAEGRWEVDGAMWVEADCNLPSGESFVRQILLGTRFMQQEFGVTPRCLWLPDVFGYSWALPQILRKSGIRYFMTTKISWNEFNQMPHDTFTWRGIDGSEVLAHFITTPEEGHPRYTYNGMVNAMSVQGLWDNYKDKPLNQELMLAYGYGDGGGGPTEEMLELLRRFEKVPALPNIRHGRVDDYFTRLEQRLADSDAWQHVWDGELYFESHRGTYTSQAQVKKANRRGELTYRRLEWLHAQAAVSHADWPAYPQVTLNAGWQILLRNQFHDIIPGSSIAEVYRDAADGYRQAEQLADEMLAQCQPRLLSARADAVSVLNSAAWPRSDLAFIAGDGAGGWMQADGQPLASQAVAGGWLVALREIPALSGVALYRRAEQEAGDLPFSVGERQVETPFYQISWNEHGQLTRIFDRQHQRDVLADCGNVLTVYEDKPLKYDAWDIEIFYIQKQRPVTELLSATVREQGELCCSIEFVWRYHHSRIVQQMRLYRDSRRIDFHTQVDWQDYNQLLKVGFPVAVRATEATYDIQFGNVKRPTTWNTSWDYARFESVAHQWADLSEYGYGVSLLNDCKYGHAIRDNLMQLTLIKSAVSPDAHADRGQHEFTYSLLPHAGDWREAGTAQQAFFLNEPLLPLPGEWLPEAPLVAFDHPYIQLDALKKAEDGNWLVVRLHEFAGGRQNVVLRCARPVRWWAESDLLENLSAKQMDAGQTLELHFAPYEIKTLVLCLAD; translated from the coding sequence ATGTTTTTTACCGAAGAGAAACTGAGTCAGCGTCTGGATGAGGTCGCCCAGTATCGGTGGCGCGAAGCTATCGAGGTTGAACTGGCGGACATCTGTTTTGACCGCGAGGGAGAGAACGGCACGCCGCCGCCGCCCGACGCGGCCGACTGGCAGCCGTGTCAACGTGGCTTTCAGTGGCGGGAAAAGGATATCTATGTCTGGCTGCGCCTGCGTATTGCGTTGCCCGCGCACTGGGCGACGGAAATCATCGCGGCACGGTTCGATTTCAGTCTTGGCGTACAGCGCCGCGATTTTGAAGCGTTGCTCTATCTGAATGGCGAACCCTGGCAAGGGCTGGATCAGAATCATGTCGAAACGGTGATCCCGTCGGCGCTGGCAGGGCAGACTATCGAATGCTGTTGCCGGGTCTGGTCGGGCATTCTTGAAGGCAAGGTGCGTAAACATTTTCAGGCGTTTCACGTCGGTAACGGTTTTGAGCGGGTCAGCATCGCGGTGCGCGACGAGGCGGCGACCAACCTGTTCTATACCACCGAGGCGATTCTGCAATCCCTGGCGGTATTGCCGGAAAACGATCCGCATCGCGTGCTGCTGCTTGCCGCCGCCGACCGCGCCTATAACCTGATCGACTGGCGCGAGCCCGGTAGCGCGGAGTGCTATCACTCGCTGGCGCAAGCCGCCGCCAGTCTGGAGCGGGAATACCCGCGCAGCGGCGGCGTGCAGCCGGTCACGGTGCATTGCGTCGGGCATACGCATATCGACGTCGCCTTCCTCTGGCAGCTTAAACACACGCGGGAAAAATGCGCCCGTTCGTTCTCCACGGTGCTGCGGTTGATGGAGCGTTACCCGGAATATGTCTTTTTCCAGTCGCAGCCCCAGCTTTACGACTACCTGAAGCAGGACTACCCGGCGATTTACCGGCAAATTAAACAGCGTATTGCCGAAGGGCGCTGGGAAGTGGACGGCGCCATGTGGGTGGAGGCGGATTGCAATCTGCCCTCCGGCGAATCCTTCGTGCGCCAGATTCTGCTCGGCACCCGCTTCATGCAACAAGAGTTCGGCGTGACGCCGCGCTGCCTGTGGCTGCCGGATGTCTTCGGCTACTCCTGGGCGTTGCCGCAGATCCTGCGCAAAAGCGGCATCCGCTATTTCATGACCACCAAAATCAGCTGGAACGAATTCAACCAGATGCCGCACGACACCTTCACCTGGCGCGGCATCGACGGCAGCGAAGTGTTGGCGCACTTCATCACCACGCCGGAAGAGGGACATCCGCGCTACACCTATAACGGCATGGTCAACGCCATGTCGGTGCAGGGGCTGTGGGATAACTACAAAGACAAGCCGCTGAATCAGGAACTGATGCTGGCTTACGGTTACGGCGACGGCGGCGGCGGCCCGACGGAAGAGATGCTGGAGCTGCTGCGGCGTTTTGAAAAAGTGCCGGCGCTGCCGAATATCCGCCATGGCCGGGTAGACGACTACTTCACCCGTCTGGAACAGCGGCTGGCGGACAGCGATGCCTGGCAGCACGTTTGGGACGGCGAACTCTATTTCGAAAGCCATCGCGGCACCTACACCAGCCAGGCGCAGGTGAAAAAGGCCAACCGCCGCGGCGAGCTGACCTATCGCCGGCTGGAGTGGTTGCATGCCCAGGCGGCGGTCAGTCACGCCGACTGGCCTGCTTATCCGCAGGTTACGTTGAACGCCGGCTGGCAAATCCTGCTGCGCAATCAGTTCCACGACATCATCCCCGGCTCCTCGATCGCCGAGGTCTACCGTGATGCCGCCGACGGGTACCGGCAGGCGGAACAGCTGGCCGACGAGATGCTGGCGCAGTGTCAGCCGCGGTTGCTGTCGGCCCGCGCTGATGCGGTCAGCGTACTGAACAGCGCCGCCTGGCCGCGCAGCGATCTGGCGTTTATCGCCGGCGACGGCGCGGGGGGCTGGATGCAGGCGGACGGACAACCGTTGGCGTCGCAGGCGGTGGCGGGCGGCTGGCTGGTGGCGCTGCGGGAGATTCCCGCGTTGTCCGGCGTCGCGCTGTATCGCCGCGCTGAGCAAGAGGCGGGAGATTTACCGTTTAGTGTCGGCGAGCGGCAGGTGGAAACCCCGTTCTATCAGATTAGCTGGAACGAACACGGCCAACTGACCCGTATTTTTGACCGGCAGCACCAGCGGGACGTATTGGCGGATTGCGGCAACGTGTTGACGGTTTATGAAGATAAACCGCTGAAGTACGACGCCTGGGATATCGAGATTTTCTATATCCAGAAACAGCGTCCGGTCACTGAGTTGCTGTCGGCCACGGTGCGCGAGCAGGGTGAGTTGTGTTGCAGCATCGAATTCGTCTGGCGTTATCACCACAGTCGTATCGTGCAGCAGATGCGGTTGTACCGCGACAGCCGCCGTATCGATTTCCACACTCAGGTGGATTGGCAGGACTATAACCAGTTGCTTAAGGTCGGTTTCCCGGTGGCCGTCCGCGCCACCGAAGCCACCTACGACATTCAGTTCGGCAACGTCAAACGCCCCACCACCTGGAATACCAGTTGGGACTATGCCCGTTTCGAAAGCGTGGCGCACCAGTGGGCGGATCTGTCCGAATACGGTTATGGCGTCAGTTTACTGAACGATTGCAAGTACGGGCACGCCATCCGCGACAACCTGATGCAACTGACGCTGATTAAATCGGCGGTGAGTCCGGATGCCCACGCCGATCGCGGCCAGCATGAATTTACCTACTCGTTGTTGCCCCACGCCGGAGACTGGCGCGAGGCAGGGACGGCGCAGCAGGCGTTTTTCCTGAACGAACCGTTGTTGCCGCTGCCGGGCGAGTGGTTGCCGGAGGCGCCGCTGGTGGCGTTCGATCATCCGTACATCCAGCTCGACGCGCTGAAAAAAGCCGAAGACGGCAACTGGCTGGTGGTTCGGCTGCACGAGTTCGCGGGCGGGCGTCAGAACGTCGTGCTGCGCTGCGCCCGTCCGGTGCGCTGGTGGGCGGAGAGCGATTTGCTGGAAAATTTGTCCGCTAAACAGATGGATGCGGGGCAAACATTGGAACTGCACTTTGCGCCCTATGAAATCAAGACGTTGGTACTGTGTCTGGCGGACTGA
- a CDS encoding metal ABC transporter substrate-binding protein, which yields MKRSVLVIALSSLLLSPLAMAKDLQVVASFSVVGDMVKQIGGDHVQVTDLVPPNGDPHEFEPTPKDSKTLAQADLVVVNGLGLEGWLNRLVKASGYKGSVLTASNGIKSLKMEEDGKTVTDPHAWNSMKNGIVYARNIVDALAKADPDHAADYRKQGDSYIQQLQQLDDYAVKAFAAIPKEKRKVLTSHDAFGYFAAAYGVHFLSPIGYSTEAEASSQTVAKLIKQIKQEHVKTYFIENQTDPRLVKQIADASGAQSGGELYPEALTDSNGPAATYTAAFKHNVDAIAGSMQ from the coding sequence ATGAAACGTTCTGTTCTGGTTATCGCCTTGTCCAGCCTGCTGCTCAGCCCGCTGGCCATGGCAAAGGATCTGCAAGTCGTGGCGAGTTTCTCCGTAGTGGGAGACATGGTGAAACAGATCGGCGGCGACCATGTTCAGGTGACTGATCTGGTACCGCCCAACGGCGATCCGCACGAGTTCGAGCCAACGCCGAAAGACAGCAAAACGCTGGCGCAGGCGGATCTGGTGGTCGTCAACGGTCTGGGGCTGGAAGGCTGGCTAAATCGTCTGGTGAAAGCGTCCGGCTATAAAGGGAGCGTGCTTACCGCCTCCAACGGCATCAAATCGCTGAAGATGGAAGAAGACGGCAAAACCGTCACCGACCCCCACGCCTGGAACAGCATGAAAAACGGCATCGTCTACGCCCGCAATATCGTCGACGCGCTGGCGAAAGCGGATCCAGACCACGCGGCGGACTACCGTAAACAAGGCGACAGCTACATCCAACAGCTACAACAGCTGGATGACTACGCCGTCAAAGCCTTTGCCGCCATCCCCAAAGAAAAGCGCAAAGTGCTGACCAGCCACGACGCTTTCGGCTATTTCGCCGCCGCTTACGGCGTACATTTCCTGTCGCCGATTGGCTACTCCACCGAAGCGGAAGCCAGCAGCCAGACCGTCGCCAAACTGATCAAACAGATTAAGCAGGAGCACGTTAAAACCTACTTTATCGAAAACCAGACCGATCCGCGGTTGGTGAAACAGATCGCCGACGCCAGCGGCGCGCAGTCCGGCGGCGAGCTCTACCCGGAAGCATTAACCGATAGCAACGGACCGGCCGCCACCTACACCGCGGCCTTCAAACATAACGTCGACGCCATCGCCGGTAGTATGCAATAA
- a CDS encoding LOG family protein, giving the protein MLKFGVFCGSAPGNDPAYQHMASELIRYLVEKDAGIVYGGGKVGLMGLVADTALQHGGAVIGVIPQHLADKEIAHTGLTELVITADMHERKAKMAELSDAFIALPGGAGTLEEIIEQWTWAQLGIHPKPCILFNVNGYYDTFIEFVRRVVTDGFMKKDYLDMLIVTDSKEAVLAQALDYVPPQAKWGR; this is encoded by the coding sequence ATGTTGAAATTCGGTGTATTTTGCGGCTCGGCACCCGGCAACGATCCGGCGTATCAACACATGGCCAGCGAATTGATCCGTTATCTGGTGGAAAAAGACGCCGGCATCGTTTACGGCGGCGGCAAGGTCGGCCTGATGGGGCTGGTGGCCGATACCGCGCTACAACATGGCGGCGCGGTGATCGGCGTCATTCCGCAGCATCTGGCGGATAAAGAGATCGCCCACACGGGGTTGACCGAGCTGGTGATCACCGCCGATATGCACGAACGCAAAGCGAAAATGGCCGAGCTGTCGGATGCGTTTATCGCGTTGCCGGGCGGCGCCGGCACGCTGGAGGAAATCATCGAACAATGGACCTGGGCGCAGTTGGGCATTCATCCCAAACCCTGCATTCTGTTCAACGTCAACGGCTACTACGACACGTTTATCGAGTTCGTCCGGCGCGTGGTGACGGACGGTTTCATGAAAAAAGACTACCTCGATATGCTGATCGTCACCGACAGCAAAGAAGCCGTACTGGCGCAAGCGCTGGATTACGTACCGCCGCAGGCAAAATGGGGGCGCTAG
- a CDS encoding ROK family protein codes for MLSLGIDIGGTKIEAVALDQQGDIVYRQRYATEKSSYPIFFRQLCDVIAQARQDIGPVSIGIGLPGTVEVSNGLIKNSNILAINQQPLHAMLVEFAAQPIAISNDANCFTLSEAIDGAGQGFDTVFGVILGTGCGGGIAIHRQVLDGRNRSAGEWGHNVLPRYTPEQDGPSVVCYCGKTNCTESFISGTGLSQRYNQRYHASLSAMDIMAAVAAGEPHAVEYFDLFQDQLARALASVVNLLDPDVFVIGGGLSNCRPLYQGLEARIGRYTFSNTFFTPIVPAMHGDSSGVRGAAWLGAGATARALC; via the coding sequence ATGTTAAGTCTGGGTATAGATATCGGTGGTACGAAAATCGAAGCCGTTGCGCTGGATCAGCAGGGAGATATCGTCTACCGCCAGCGCTACGCTACGGAGAAAAGCAGTTACCCGATCTTTTTCCGCCAGTTGTGCGACGTCATCGCCCAGGCTCGTCAGGATATCGGCCCCGTCAGCATCGGCATCGGCTTACCCGGCACCGTGGAAGTCAGTAACGGGCTGATCAAGAACTCCAATATTCTGGCGATTAACCAGCAGCCGCTGCATGCGATGCTGGTGGAATTTGCCGCTCAACCCATCGCCATCAGCAACGATGCCAACTGTTTTACGCTGTCGGAAGCCATCGATGGCGCGGGGCAAGGGTTTGATACCGTGTTCGGCGTCATCCTCGGCACCGGCTGCGGCGGCGGGATCGCCATCCACCGGCAGGTCCTCGACGGGCGCAATCGCAGCGCCGGCGAATGGGGGCACAACGTGTTGCCGCGCTATACGCCGGAGCAGGATGGGCCATCGGTCGTTTGCTACTGCGGCAAAACCAACTGCACCGAATCCTTTATTTCCGGCACCGGCCTATCCCAACGCTACAACCAGCGCTATCACGCCAGTCTCAGCGCGATGGATATCATGGCGGCGGTGGCAGCCGGTGAACCGCATGCGGTGGAATACTTCGACCTGTTTCAGGATCAGCTGGCGCGAGCGCTGGCATCGGTAGTGAATCTGCTCGACCCGGACGTATTCGTCATCGGCGGCGGCCTGTCTAACTGCCGCCCGCTGTATCAGGGTCTGGAAGCGCGCATCGGACGCTATACCTTCAGCAATACCTTTTTCACCCCGATCGTGCCCGCCATGCACGGCGATAGCAGCGGCGTGCGGGGCGCAGCCTGGCTGGGAGCCGGAGCAACCGCGCGCGCTTTATGCTAG
- a CDS encoding ABC transporter ATP-binding protein, translating to MGSVILKNVSKSFDGTNIIRDVSLEIPDGKFCVLVGPSGCGKSTLLRLIAGLEEVTAGQVFINDQDVTDHEPKLRDIAMVFQSYALYPQMTVRENMGFALKLAGVPKAQIAVKVDDVATLLGLEKLLDRLPKELSGGQRQRVAMGRAIVRNPQVFLFDEPLSNLDAKLRNQVRAEIRELHQRLHTTSVYVTHDQIEAMTMGEMIVVLRDGVIEQVGTPLTLYDRPANRFVAGFIGSPEINQLSGWAVEHDGRLMLQLDEQTRVPVPDSVQVSAGQQIVYAVRPEQFELVTEAEGAIAVQVDVIENTGSDVHIFCQLSDRRRLTVSQKQRVALQASERIFLRPKAGAVHIFDQASGKRLNQDG from the coding sequence ATGGGTTCTGTCATTCTGAAAAACGTCAGCAAGTCTTTTGACGGTACAAACATTATTCGCGACGTGTCGCTGGAGATTCCCGACGGCAAGTTCTGCGTGCTGGTAGGGCCGAGCGGCTGCGGCAAGTCTACGTTGCTGCGGTTGATCGCCGGTCTGGAGGAGGTGACTGCCGGGCAGGTGTTCATCAACGATCAGGACGTGACGGATCACGAGCCCAAGCTGCGGGATATCGCCATGGTATTCCAGAGCTACGCCTTGTATCCGCAGATGACGGTGCGGGAAAACATGGGGTTCGCCCTGAAGCTGGCCGGGGTGCCGAAGGCGCAAATCGCCGTTAAGGTGGACGACGTGGCGACGCTGTTGGGGCTGGAAAAACTGCTGGATCGTCTGCCGAAGGAGTTGTCCGGCGGGCAGCGCCAGCGCGTGGCGATGGGGCGGGCCATTGTGCGTAATCCGCAGGTGTTTCTGTTCGACGAACCGCTCTCCAACCTGGACGCCAAACTGCGTAACCAGGTGCGGGCGGAGATCCGCGAGCTGCATCAGCGCCTGCACACCACCTCGGTATACGTCACGCACGACCAGATCGAAGCCATGACCATGGGTGAGATGATCGTGGTACTACGCGACGGCGTGATCGAGCAGGTGGGAACGCCGCTGACGCTTTACGATCGTCCGGCCAACCGCTTTGTGGCCGGGTTTATCGGTTCGCCGGAAATCAACCAGCTTTCCGGCTGGGCGGTGGAACATGATGGCCGTCTGATGTTGCAACTGGACGAGCAAACGCGCGTGCCGGTACCGGACAGCGTGCAGGTCAGCGCCGGTCAGCAGATTGTTTACGCGGTGCGGCCGGAGCAGTTCGAACTGGTGACGGAAGCGGAGGGCGCTATCGCGGTGCAGGTGGACGTGATCGAAAACACCGGCAGCGACGTGCACATCTTTTGTCAACTGAGCGACCGCCGTCGTCTCACCGTCAGCCAGAAACAGCGCGTGGCGTTACAGGCAAGCGAACGGATCTTCCTGCGGCCGAAAGCCGGCGCGGTGCACATTTTCGATCAAGCCAGCGGCAAGCGCCTGAATCAGGATGGCTGA
- a CDS encoding LacI family DNA-binding transcriptional regulator, with product MTKRIRIRDIATEAGVSAGAVSRALKGQPGLKEETRQRILTIARQQGYDFTRLRNDKLRRVLFLLHRQHNISSALTFYSPLLLGVENACRDAGIALSFLALGPTDAVEEQVRLHDPDALLCAGFFEPELLAALRNMQLPLALIDLWAPGLPSVNPDNLQGGYLATRHLIAQGRTRIAFLASSLAHYSIRLREKGYRQALYEAKLLTPPEYEAIAPPLLDTESSLVSAVEELLALPQRPDAIFAYNDSAALIAIRVCQQHGVKVPEEIAIVGFDDIDTASVAHPPLSTIAIDKASLGRSGLQLLIDGARDDEQQLLPVRLVARQSAGEGLN from the coding sequence ATGACGAAACGGATAAGAATCAGAGATATCGCGACCGAAGCCGGGGTTTCCGCCGGGGCGGTATCACGCGCGTTAAAGGGTCAGCCGGGGTTGAAAGAAGAGACCCGCCAGCGAATTCTGACCATCGCCCGCCAACAGGGTTACGATTTCACCCGTCTGCGCAACGACAAGCTGCGCCGGGTGCTGTTTCTGCTCCACCGCCAGCATAATATTTCCAGCGCCCTGACCTTCTATTCGCCGTTGTTGCTCGGCGTGGAAAACGCCTGTCGCGACGCCGGCATCGCGCTCAGCTTTCTGGCGCTCGGCCCGACGGACGCAGTGGAAGAGCAGGTGCGGCTGCACGACCCCGATGCGCTGCTGTGCGCCGGTTTTTTCGAGCCCGAGCTGCTGGCTGCACTGCGCAACATGCAGTTGCCGCTGGCGCTGATCGACCTGTGGGCGCCGGGCTTGCCCAGCGTTAATCCGGATAATCTGCAAGGCGGTTATCTCGCCACCCGCCATCTGATCGCTCAGGGGCGTACCCGTATCGCGTTTCTCGCCAGCAGTCTGGCGCATTACAGTATCCGTCTGCGTGAAAAGGGATACCGGCAGGCGCTGTATGAAGCCAAACTGCTGACGCCGCCGGAATACGAAGCCATCGCCCCGCCGCTGTTGGATACCGAAAGTTCGCTGGTCAGCGCGGTGGAAGAGTTGCTGGCGCTGCCGCAACGGCCGGACGCTATTTTCGCCTACAATGATTCCGCCGCGCTGATTGCTATCCGCGTTTGCCAGCAACACGGGGTGAAAGTACCGGAGGAGATCGCCATCGTCGGTTTCGACGATATCGATACCGCCAGCGTCGCACACCCGCCGTTGAGCACCATCGCCATCGACAAAGCCTCGCTGGGCCGATCCGGGCTGCAACTATTGATTGACGGCGCGCGCGACGACGAGCAGCAACTGTTGCCCGTGCGGCTGGTCGCCCGACAAAGCGCCGGAGAAGGGCTGAATTAA
- a CDS encoding carbohydrate ABC transporter permease — MKMKTWDRVGCGIIYAAVLMVFVGPFLGIIMTALSGVTVKPGELVLWPQHFTLENFRRAWLEVGVWKYLLNSLLVAGVGLVFQVAVSSLAAYALARKKFRGAAIIGLIILSTMMLPEEVIAIPLYVIINWKLPLIDMSISNSYLGMILPIVGWAFSIFVLSEFMSAIPRDLEDAARVDGASEWQIFFHVILPLVRPALGTVVIFGFIMIWDQYLLPLIVVNQESMYTIQVMLRVLSSDENSSQNVFIAITLLAMLPSAIVYLGLQKYFNRGLLSGAVKG, encoded by the coding sequence ATGAAAATGAAAACCTGGGATCGCGTCGGCTGCGGCATTATTTACGCCGCCGTGCTGATGGTGTTTGTCGGTCCCTTTCTGGGCATCATCATGACCGCCCTCAGTGGCGTCACCGTCAAGCCGGGGGAATTGGTGCTGTGGCCTCAGCACTTTACGCTGGAGAATTTCCGCCGCGCGTGGCTGGAAGTCGGCGTCTGGAAGTACCTGCTGAACTCACTGTTGGTGGCCGGCGTCGGGCTGGTGTTTCAGGTCGCGGTGAGTTCGCTGGCGGCGTATGCGCTGGCGCGTAAGAAATTTCGCGGCGCGGCCATTATCGGGCTGATTATCCTCTCCACCATGATGCTGCCGGAGGAGGTGATCGCCATTCCGCTGTACGTGATCATCAACTGGAAATTACCGCTGATCGACATGTCTATTTCCAACAGCTATCTGGGGATGATTCTGCCGATTGTCGGCTGGGCGTTTTCCATCTTCGTGCTGAGCGAATTTATGTCCGCCATCCCGCGCGATTTGGAGGATGCCGCCCGGGTGGACGGCGCGTCCGAGTGGCAGATTTTCTTCCATGTGATCCTGCCGCTGGTGCGCCCGGCGCTGGGTACGGTGGTGATTTTTGGTTTCATCATGATTTGGGATCAGTACCTGTTGCCGTTGATCGTGGTGAACCAGGAGAGCATGTACACCATTCAGGTGATGCTGCGGGTGCTGAGTTCGGATGAAAACAGTTCCCAGAACGTGTTTATCGCCATCACGCTGCTGGCGATGCTGCCGAGCGCCATCGTCTATCTGGGTCTTCAGAAGTATTTTAACCGCGGGCTGTTGTCCGGCGCGGTGAAAGGGTAA
- a CDS encoding carbohydrate ABC transporter permease: protein MINPRLKRQLTPWLFLAPALLVFTWFKFIPMVQGMVMSFYQVNFGQPDEWVGLGNFTRLLSDSDLHAATVNTLINVVVTSLVSAFIAFFLAIVLEGPARHLRFIRTAIFLPAITSAAIVAEMWKILFNPTPDGVVNHLLSWLDIAPQGFLTDPHQALFTVMLLQIWKAVPYNMVIFIAGLAGINRELYDAANVDGASRWQRLRYVTLPGLLPAISVIIMLSFIRGFRVFAEVYASTGGGPSNATEVVMTQIYKAGFIQFDYGYASAVSFVLFIFTVLLTLIHFMVKKRYVK from the coding sequence ATGATTAACCCCAGACTGAAACGACAATTGACGCCCTGGCTGTTTTTGGCCCCGGCATTACTGGTATTTACCTGGTTCAAATTCATTCCCATGGTGCAGGGGATGGTGATGAGTTTCTATCAGGTGAATTTTGGTCAGCCGGACGAGTGGGTCGGCCTGGGCAATTTCACACGTCTGTTGTCCGACTCGGATTTGCATGCCGCGACCGTCAACACCTTGATCAACGTAGTGGTCACGTCGCTGGTGTCCGCGTTCATCGCGTTTTTCCTGGCGATTGTGCTGGAAGGCCCGGCGCGCCACCTGCGCTTTATCCGCACGGCGATCTTCCTGCCCGCCATCACCAGCGCGGCGATCGTCGCCGAGATGTGGAAGATTTTGTTCAACCCGACGCCCGACGGCGTCGTCAACCATCTGCTGTCTTGGCTGGATATCGCGCCGCAGGGCTTTCTTACCGATCCGCATCAGGCACTGTTTACCGTGATGTTGCTGCAAATCTGGAAAGCGGTGCCGTACAACATGGTGATTTTTATCGCCGGTCTGGCCGGTATCAACCGCGAGTTGTATGACGCCGCGAATGTCGACGGCGCCAGCCGCTGGCAGCGGCTGCGCTATGTCACGCTGCCCGGTTTGTTGCCGGCGATTTCGGTGATCATCATGCTGTCGTTTATTCGTGGTTTCCGCGTGTTCGCCGAGGTCTACGCCTCGACCGGCGGCGGCCCGTCCAACGCCACCGAAGTGGTGATGACGCAAATCTACAAGGCTGGGTTTATTCAGTTCGATTATGGCTATGCCTCGGCGGTTTCTTTTGTTCTGTTTATTTTCACGGTGCTGCTGACCCTGATCCATTTCATGGTGAAGAAGCGTTACGTGAAGTAG